Proteins found in one Colletes latitarsis isolate SP2378_abdomen chromosome 8, iyColLati1, whole genome shotgun sequence genomic segment:
- the LOC143344271 gene encoding aromatic-L-amino-acid decarboxylase codes for MDIQEFRARGKEMVEYICEFMSNIHNRRVTPDVGPGYLRPLLPSEPPQQPEAWEDIMKDVESKIMPGITHWQHPRFHAYFPAGNSFPSILGDMLSDAIGCIGFSWAASPACTELETIVCDWFGKAIGLPTDFLYFNPGSKGGGVIQGSASECILVCMLAARAQAIARLKESPAHAHLDETALLGKLMAYCSRESHSSVEKDAMICFVKLRILEPDEKSVLRGETLRQAIEADTTEGYIPFFVSTTLGTTACCSFDNLKEIGPVCKKYPGVWLHVDAAYAGNAFICPELKYLMAGIEYADSFNTNTNKFLLTNFDCSCLWVRDRFKLTSALVVDPLYLQHTHADTAIDYRHWSIPLSRRFRSLKLWFVMRNYGISGLQAYIRNHIELAKRFEALVKKDSRFEVCNEVVLGLVCFRAKGTDKLNQKLLSTINDSGKLHMVPARVNQRFTIRFALAAPNATGNDVDIAWSIITDYLAEILESKDVMDELADIREKKRKATLEQRRSFFVRMVSDPAIQPGFTKTPNRTGAKLDTQATIGGIGSNPHPASRSWISWPLAYLMQAKDSADTSELSLRFRHLDTMVRLKAGSTGSRRGSSNGCSPEPSPSGSPSRGRSPNGRA; via the exons ATGGATATTCAGGAGTTCCGTGCGCGCGGCAAGGAGATGGTGGAATATATTTGCGAGTTTATGAGCAATATCCACAACCGAAGAGTAACACCGGACGTTGGACCCGGATATTTGAGACCGTTGCTACCCTCGGAGCCACCCCAGCAGCCCGAGGCCTGGGAGGACATTATGAAGGACGTAGAGTCAAAAATCATGCCCGGA ATCACCCACTGGCAACATCCGAGGTTCCACGCGTACTTCCCGGCCGGAAATTCGTTTCCATCTATTCTTGGCGATATGCTATCGGACGCCATAGGTTGCATTGGATTCTCATGG GCGGCCAGTCCAGCCTGCACGGAGCTCGAGACGATAGTCTGCGATTGGTTCG GCAAAGCCATCGGTCTACCGACGGACTTCCTCTACTTTAACCCTGGCAGTAAGGGAGGGGGTGTAATACAG GGCTCAGCTTCAGAATGCATCCTGGTGTGCATGCTGGCGGCAAGGGCGCAGGCGATCGCGAGGCTCAAGGAGTCGCCAGCTCATGCACACTTGGACGAAACTGCCCTTCTCGGGAAGCTGATGGCTTACTGCAGCCGAGAGAGTCACAGCTCCGTCGAGAAAGACGCGATGATCTGCTTTGTGAAGCTGCGAATTCTGGAGCCCGACGAGAAGAGCGTGCTTCGCGGTGAAACTTTGCGTCAG GCAATCGAGGCTGACACAACCGAGGGATACATCCCCTTCTTCGTCTCCACGACACTCGGGACGACCGCTTGCTGTTCCTTCGACAACCTCAAGGAGATAGGGCCAGTCTGCAAAAAATATCCAGGC GTGTGGTTGCACGTGGACGCAGCGTACGCGGGAAATGCTTTCATCTGCCCGGAGCTCAAGTATCTGATGGCTGGCATCGAGTACGCGGACTCCTTCAATACGAACACCAATAAATTCCTATTGACGAACTTCGACTGTTCCTGCCTCTGGGTCCGGGACAGGTTCAAGCTGACCAGCGCGCTCGTTGTCGATCCGCTTTATCTTCAGCACACTCATGCGGACACGGCCATTGATTACAG ACATTGGAGCATACCGCTGAGTCGTCGATTTCGCTCCCTGAAACTGTGGTTTGTTATGAGAAATTACGGGATATCTGGCTTGCAGGCCTACATCCGTAACCACATCGAGTTGGCGAAAAGGTTCGAGGCCCTGGTTAAGAAGGACTCGAGATTCGAAGTTTGCAACGAAGTTGTG CTGGGATTGGTGTGCTTTCGCGCCAAAGGCACCGACAAACTGAACCAAAAGCTCCTGAGCACTATCAACGATTCCGGGAAACTGCACATGGTGCCAGCGAGAGTGAATCAACGCTTTACGATTCGTTTCGCGCTGGCTGCGCCAAATGCCACTGGCAATGACGTCG ACATAGCGTGGAGCATCATAACGGACTATCTGGCCGAAATACTGGAGTCCAAG GACGTAATGGACGAGCTGGCAGACATCCGCGAGAAGAAGAGGAAAGCCACCTTGGAGCAGAGGAGGTCCTTCTTCGTCCGCATGGTGTCCGATCCTGCGATTCAGCCAGGATTTACGAAAACCCCGAACAGGACGGGCGCGAAATTGGACACGCAGGCAACGATCGGTGGCATTGGATCGAATCCTCATCCCGCGTC ACGTTCGTGGATATCGTGGCCATTGGCCTACTTGATGCAAGCGAAGGACTCTGCCGATACGAGCGAACTGTCTCTCAG ATTCCGTCATCTGGACACCATGGTGCGTCTGAAGGCAGGCAGTACCGGAAGTCGTCGCGGCAGCAGCAACGGTTGCAGCCCCGAGCCATCGCCTTCCGGTTCACCGTCTCGCGGAAGATCGCCTAATGGCAGGGCGTAA